A DNA window from Thalassospiraceae bacterium LMO-JJ14 contains the following coding sequences:
- a CDS encoding ClpXP protease specificity-enhancing factor SspB, whose amino-acid sequence MIDEDSDILRYDLWIEDALRGVIRRSLTTIEEMGLPGDHHFYITFRTDHPDVNIADWLTAEYPEEMTIVLQHQFEGLSVSDDGFTIKLRFGGRPEHLSIPFDAITSFADPSVSFGLQLKSVDLDDEDEDADELTPEELGIDPAARLNDTGMEDSTADDDDKKTGEVIALDSFRKK is encoded by the coding sequence ATGATAGACGAAGACAGCGATATCCTGAGATACGATCTGTGGATCGAAGACGCCCTTCGCGGCGTGATCCGCCGTTCGCTCACCACCATCGAAGAGATGGGCCTTCCCGGCGACCATCATTTCTATATCACGTTCAGGACCGATCATCCGGACGTCAACATCGCCGACTGGCTCACCGCCGAATACCCGGAAGAAATGACCATCGTCCTGCAGCACCAGTTCGAGGGTCTGAGCGTCAGCGACGACGGCTTCACGATCAAGCTCCGCTTCGGCGGCCGGCCCGAGCATCTGTCGATCCCGTTCGACGCCATCACCTCGTTCGCCGATCCGTCCGTCAGCTTCGGTCTGCAACTGAAGTCGGTCGATCTCGACGACGAGGACGAAGACGCAGACGAACTGACACCGGAAGAACTGGGCATCGACCCGGCGGCACGGCTGAACGATACCGGCATGGAAGATTCCACCGCGGACGATGACGACAAGAAAACCGGCGAAGTCATCGCGCTGGACAGCTTCCGCAAAAAATAA
- a CDS encoding glycosyltransferase family 9 protein, translated as MAERFMALVPDDEDVTLVVRAESRFASFLFPDRVRMMPIDYRRFIKNAAYRIGVSRQIRDFGVRSAISTDHLRLPTVDDVMIMASGATERAALSPRSWPKHDTALQKHRNWYTRWVDPDPQMAHRLIRWWELANALSGEKAPVPKVRFDTARLPDAVTGPRPHIVLHPFSAIAEREAAPEVFMAIAEAFRGTHDIVLSAGPNDLERAPRHAALAAMTGVRVDVSDLRTKAALLRGAALAVSVDTSIMHLAVGVGTPTLCLASAAHIVDSVPYDSRMTPENVRFEVPDIDCAGCLGQCIHPLENGRYHCLTQITPARALDAAREVLARRAGGA; from the coding sequence ATGGCCGAACGCTTCATGGCACTGGTCCCCGATGACGAGGACGTGACGCTGGTGGTCCGCGCCGAAAGCCGGTTTGCGAGCTTCCTGTTTCCCGACCGGGTCAGGATGATGCCCATCGATTACCGCCGCTTCATCAAAAACGCGGCGTACCGGATCGGCGTCAGCCGCCAGATCCGCGATTTCGGCGTCCGTAGCGCGATCAGCACCGATCACCTGCGCCTGCCGACGGTCGACGACGTGATGATCATGGCGTCGGGCGCCACCGAGCGCGCTGCACTGTCGCCCAGAAGCTGGCCCAAGCACGACACGGCGCTGCAAAAGCACAGGAACTGGTACACGCGCTGGGTCGATCCCGATCCGCAAATGGCACACCGGTTGATCCGCTGGTGGGAACTGGCGAACGCGCTCAGCGGCGAAAAAGCACCTGTACCGAAGGTCCGCTTCGATACGGCGCGCCTGCCCGATGCCGTCACCGGCCCGCGCCCGCACATCGTGTTGCATCCGTTTTCCGCCATCGCCGAACGCGAGGCCGCGCCCGAAGTATTCATGGCCATTGCCGAGGCGTTCCGGGGCACCCACGACATCGTCCTGTCGGCGGGGCCGAACGACCTGGAGCGCGCGCCACGGCATGCGGCGCTGGCGGCGATGACGGGGGTCCGTGTCGATGTCAGCGACCTGCGCACCAAGGCGGCGCTTCTGCGCGGCGCGGCGCTGGCGGTCAGCGTCGATACCTCGATCATGCATCTGGCGGTGGGGGTGGGGACGCCGACGCTGTGTCTGGCGTCGGCCGCGCACATCGTCGACAGCGTGCCGTATGATTCGCGGATGACACCCGAAAATGTCCGCTTCGAGGTGCCGGACATCGACTGTGCCGGATGCCTTGGGCAGTGTATTCATCCGCTGGAAAACGGGCGATATCATTGCCTTACGCAGATCACGCCGGCGCGCGCGCTGGATGCGGCACGCGAGGTGTTGGCACGGCGCGCGGGGGGCGCGTAA
- a CDS encoding aldolase codes for MTPDANDPGHFSNSSLDTDEIRQARIDLAACFRMAARLGMHEGICNHFSYMVPGRDDLFLVNPDGYAFSEITASKLLICDFDGNVIEGNGTPEDTAFFIHARLHMRHPTARAAFHTHMPNATALAMLEGEPLVWAGQSALKFYGRTIVDENFNGLALNTDEGDRIADAMGDKAVAFLKNHGVMVTGPSIAKAWDDLYYLERAAKAQVIAMSTGRPLKAVSPEIAAKTAHQMTLGHRDSAGLHLESIKRILNREEPDYAD; via the coding sequence ATGACGCCTGACGCCAACGATCCGGGACATTTTTCCAACTCGTCGCTCGACACCGACGAGATCCGTCAGGCGCGCATCGATCTCGCGGCGTGTTTCCGGATGGCGGCCAGGCTCGGCATGCACGAAGGTATCTGCAATCATTTTTCATACATGGTGCCGGGACGCGACGACCTGTTCCTGGTCAACCCCGACGGCTATGCCTTCAGCGAAATCACCGCGTCGAAGCTGTTGATATGCGATTTCGACGGCAACGTGATCGAGGGTAACGGCACGCCGGAAGATACCGCGTTCTTTATTCACGCACGGCTGCACATGCGCCACCCGACGGCGCGCGCCGCCTTTCACACCCACATGCCGAACGCGACGGCGCTGGCCATGCTGGAAGGCGAACCGCTGGTCTGGGCCGGGCAGTCGGCGCTCAAATTCTATGGCCGCACCATCGTCGACGAAAATTTCAACGGCCTCGCGCTGAACACCGATGAGGGCGACCGCATTGCCGACGCCATGGGCGACAAGGCAGTCGCGTTCCTCAAGAACCACGGCGTGATGGTCACGGGGCCCTCCATCGCCAAGGCTTGGGACGATCTTTATTATCTGGAACGCGCCGCGAAAGCGCAGGTCATCGCCATGAGCACCGGACGCCCCTTGAAGGCCGTGTCACCGGAGATCGCCGCCAAGACGGCGCACCAGATGACGCTCGGTCATCGCGACAGCGCCGGCCTGCACCTTGAGAGCATCAAACGTATCCTGAACCGCGAAGAACCGGATTATGCGGACTGA
- the fumC gene encoding class II fumarate hydratase — translation MTDKRIETDSIGEIDVPADKYWGAQTERSKRNFPIGDERERMPVELIHAFAIQKEAAARANVALKVLDEKIGAAISQAASEISDRKLDDHFPLVIWQTGSGTQTNMNLNEVIANRAIEIIGGEMGSKTPVHPNDHVNMSQSSNDSFPTAMHIALALETTERLMPAMDGLQKSLEAKTEAFADLVKIGRTHLQDATPMTLGQEFSGYAHMVAENIERLKKSLNQIYELAQGGTAVGTGLNAPEGFDTLFAEEVASITGLPFRTCPNKFYALASEDALVNLAGKLNTIAASMMKIANDIRLLGSGPRSGLGELILPANEPGSSIMPGKVNPTQAEALTQVCCQVMGNATTVTVAASHGHLELNVFKPVIVAACLRSIRLLADAIQSFRVRCVDGIEADEARLKELTDRSLMLVTALTPEIGYDKAAEIAKKAHTEGLSLKQAALALDYLDEATFDNLVRPETMVGQKGSSDDA, via the coding sequence GTGACCGACAAACGCATAGAGACCGACAGCATCGGCGAGATCGACGTTCCGGCGGATAAATACTGGGGCGCGCAGACCGAACGCTCGAAGCGCAATTTCCCGATCGGCGACGAACGCGAGCGCATGCCGGTCGAACTGATCCACGCCTTCGCGATCCAGAAGGAAGCGGCGGCGCGGGCCAACGTCGCGCTCAAGGTGCTCGACGAAAAAATCGGCGCGGCCATTTCACAGGCGGCATCCGAGATATCCGACCGCAAGCTCGACGACCATTTTCCGCTGGTGATCTGGCAGACCGGGTCCGGCACCCAGACCAACATGAATTTGAACGAGGTCATCGCCAACCGCGCCATCGAGATCATAGGCGGCGAAATGGGCTCGAAGACGCCGGTGCATCCGAACGATCACGTCAACATGTCGCAATCGTCGAACGACAGCTTCCCGACCGCCATGCACATCGCGCTGGCGCTGGAAACCACGGAGCGGCTGATGCCGGCCATGGACGGGCTGCAGAAAAGCCTCGAAGCCAAGACAGAAGCATTTGCCGATCTGGTCAAGATCGGCCGCACGCACCTGCAGGACGCGACGCCGATGACGCTGGGCCAGGAATTTTCCGGCTATGCGCACATGGTGGCGGAAAACATCGAGCGGCTGAAGAAGTCGCTGAACCAGATTTACGAACTGGCGCAGGGCGGCACCGCCGTCGGCACCGGTCTCAACGCGCCCGAAGGCTTCGACACCCTGTTCGCGGAAGAAGTCGCCTCGATCACCGGCCTGCCGTTCCGCACCTGCCCCAACAAGTTCTATGCATTGGCAAGCGAGGATGCGCTGGTCAATCTGGCCGGCAAGCTCAACACCATCGCCGCCAGTATGATGAAGATCGCCAACGACATCCGGCTGTTGGGCTCCGGCCCGCGCTCGGGACTGGGCGAGTTGATCCTGCCCGCCAACGAGCCCGGCTCGTCGATCATGCCGGGCAAGGTCAACCCGACGCAGGCCGAAGCGCTGACGCAGGTCTGCTGTCAGGTCATGGGCAACGCGACGACCGTCACCGTCGCCGCCTCGCACGGCCATCTGGAACTCAACGTCTTCAAGCCGGTGATCGTTGCCGCGTGCCTGCGCTCGATCCGGCTGCTGGCCGACGCCATCCAGAGCTTCCGCGTGCGTTGCGTCGACGGCATCGAAGCCGACGAAGCGCGCCTCAAAGAACTGACCGACCGCTCGCTGATGCTGGTGACGGCGCTGACGCCGGAAATCGGTTACGACAAGGCCGCCGAGATCGCCAAGAAGGCACACACCGAGGGTTTGAGCCTGAAACAGGCCGCCCTCGCCCTCGACTATCTGGATGAAGCCACGTTCGACAATCTGGTCCGCCCGGAAACCATGGTCGGGCAGAAGGGGAGCAGCGATGACGCCTGA
- a CDS encoding fumarate hydratase, with protein MSDYVHHTMFPLGPDETPYRKLTDDYVSVEKFGDQEIVRVDPEAIKLLTFEAFKDVSHLLRPGHLQQLRNILDDPEASDNDRFVAFDLLKNANIAAGGILPMCQDTGTAIVMGKKGQNIWTGGGDEAAISEGVRKTYLETNLRYSQVSPVDMFAEVNTGDNLPAQIDLYADEGDAYKFQFVAKGGGSANKTFLYQETKALLNEARLMDFLDEKIRTLGTAACPPYHLAIVIGGTSAETCLKTVKMASTHYYDALPTHGGNHGEAYRDLEWEERVLKMTQDMGIGAQFGGKYFCHDVRVIRLPRHGASCPVGIGVSCSADRQVKGKITKDGVFLEQLEHNPAKYLPDITDAALGGDVVDIDLRRPMADVLAELSKHPVKTRVSLTGTLIVARDIAHAKLKERLDAGEGLPQYFKDHPVYYAGPAKTPEGYASGSFGPTTAGRMDSYVEQFQAAGGSMIMLAKGNRSQAVTDACKNHGGFYLGSIGGPAARLAQDCITKVELLEYEELGMEAIWKIEIENFPAFIVVDDKGNDFFAEFKRPVPA; from the coding sequence ATGAGCGATTACGTGCACCACACCATGTTCCCGCTGGGACCGGACGAAACCCCTTACCGTAAACTCACCGACGACTACGTGAGCGTCGAAAAATTCGGCGATCAGGAAATCGTCAGGGTCGATCCGGAAGCGATCAAGCTGCTCACGTTCGAGGCTTTCAAGGATGTCTCGCACCTGTTGCGCCCGGGACACCTGCAGCAGCTCAGAAACATTCTCGACGATCCCGAAGCATCGGATAACGACCGCTTCGTCGCGTTCGATCTTTTGAAAAACGCCAACATCGCGGCGGGCGGTATCCTGCCCATGTGCCAGGACACCGGCACCGCCATCGTTATGGGCAAGAAGGGCCAGAACATCTGGACCGGCGGCGGCGACGAAGCGGCGATTTCCGAAGGCGTGCGCAAGACGTACCTGGAAACCAACCTGCGCTATTCCCAGGTCTCGCCCGTCGACATGTTCGCCGAAGTGAACACCGGCGATAACCTGCCCGCGCAGATCGATCTGTATGCCGACGAAGGCGACGCTTACAAGTTCCAGTTCGTCGCCAAGGGCGGCGGGTCGGCCAACAAGACATTCCTGTATCAGGAAACCAAGGCGCTGCTGAACGAAGCCCGGCTGATGGACTTCCTCGACGAGAAAATCCGCACGCTGGGCACCGCGGCCTGCCCGCCTTATCACCTTGCCATCGTCATCGGCGGCACCTCCGCTGAAACCTGCCTGAAGACCGTCAAGATGGCGTCGACGCACTATTACGACGCGCTGCCGACCCATGGCGGCAACCATGGCGAGGCGTACCGCGATCTGGAATGGGAGGAACGCGTCCTCAAGATGACCCAGGACATGGGCATCGGCGCGCAGTTCGGCGGCAAGTACTTCTGCCACGATGTGCGCGTCATCCGCCTGCCCCGCCACGGCGCAAGCTGCCCGGTTGGCATCGGCGTATCGTGTTCCGCCGACCGTCAGGTCAAGGGCAAGATCACCAAGGACGGCGTGTTCCTCGAACAGCTCGAACACAATCCGGCCAAGTACCTGCCCGACATCACCGACGCCGCGCTGGGCGGTGACGTCGTCGATATCGACCTGCGCCGGCCGATGGCCGACGTTCTGGCCGAGCTGTCGAAGCACCCGGTCAAGACCCGTGTATCGCTGACCGGCACGCTGATCGTGGCGCGCGATATCGCGCACGCCAAGCTCAAGGAACGGCTCGATGCCGGCGAAGGCCTGCCGCAGTACTTCAAGGATCACCCGGTCTATTACGCCGGTCCGGCGAAGACGCCCGAAGGCTATGCCTCGGGCTCATTCGGGCCGACCACGGCGGGGCGCATGGACTCTTACGTCGAACAATTCCAGGCGGCGGGCGGTTCCATGATCATGCTCGCCAAGGGCAACCGCTCACAGGCCGTGACCGACGCCTGCAAGAACCACGGCGGGTTCTATCTCGGCTCCATCGGCGGCCCGGCGGCGCGTCTGGCACAGGACTGCATCACCAAGGTCGAACTGCTGGAATACGAGGAACTGGGCATGGAAGCGATCTGGAAGATCGAGATCGAAAACTTCCCGGCCTTCATCGTCGTCGACGACAAGGGCAACGACTTCTTCGCCGAGTTCAAACGCCCGGTGCCGGCGTAA